In Sporichthya brevicatena, the DNA window CGCTCCGAGCCCGGCGCGCTGCGGGGCGGGGACCGCGTCCACAACGCCGGCGTGGTCCGCGACCTGCTGGCCGGCCGGACCGGGGCCGTCCGCGACGCGGTGCTGCTCAACGCCGGTGCGGCGCTCGCCGTGTGTGACCCGGCCGACACCGCCCCGCTGCCGGACCGCATCCGCGCGGGAATCGCCCGCGCCGCGGCCGTCGTCGACGACGGCACCGCCGCCAAGACCCTCGACGGCTGGATCGCCGCCACCACGGGGCGCCGCCCCGCCTGAGCCGCCCCGGGGCCCGCTCAGGTCGCGCGGATCGCCCGGATCAGGTCCGGACCGATGGCCGCCGCCTTGGCGGCCGGGACGCCGGAGAGGTACACGAGCCCGACGCGCTTGCCGTCGCGCACCGCCACGACGAGGTAGCGGTTCGGGTCGGCCTCGAACCCGGTCTCCTGGCGCAGGCCGGAGACCCGCTCGGGCGCGCGGTCGACCGACCGGTACCCGAGCACGATCGGGCCGTCCGGGTCGGCCGCACCGGCGGGGCAGGCCCGCATCTGCCGTTCGAACCGGTCCAGGAAGGTGCGTGGGCCGGCGGAGTCGGCGAACTCCAGCACCAGCGCGACTCCGGGCTGACCGGCCGGGCCGGCGTAGGTCCGCTCCAGGGCGTACCGAGGCCGGGGGAGCGTGATGGCGACCGCCCGGTCCGGGCAGCCGATGGGCGCCAGCCCGTCCATCAACTCGTCGACGTCGCGCTGCTGCGTCGACGGCCCGTCGCCGGCGGTGTCCCCGCGGCCGTCGCTGTGACCGTCCCCGTGACCGTCGCCGGGGTCCGCGCGTTCGGTCCACCCGTCGCCGAGCACGGCCGGGTCCGGCAGCTGCCGCTCGCTGAGCGGGCCCGCGGTCGCGGGGACCGTGGGCTCGGCCGCCGGCGCCTCGGGCGGGAGGGCCGCGCCCTCGGACGCGTCGTCGCCGCAGGCGCTCAGGGCGAGCAGCAGGGCCGTCGCCGGGGCGACCACCCGGGCGACCGCCCGGCTGTTCCTTCGCCCGCGCCGGCCGCTCATCGGCCGTTGCTCGAGAAGTGCTGGTAGTCCGGGTGGGCCCAGCGGGCGCCCCAGAGCCAGCCGCGGCGGGCGAACTCGCGGGGGATCGGGCCGCTGCGCGTCAGCATGCCCTTCCGCACGTTCGAGCGGTTCAGGTACGTGGCGGCGCCCGACGGGTACACGCGGCTGCCGGTCACGTACGGGTTCTGGCGGGTGTTCACGTCAACGGCATTCCCGTAGGAGTGCTGCGACAACCGGCTCGGGTTGCCGACCACGTGGCGGCAGTTGAACGCCGAAGTGTTGTTCGCCGCCATCGAGCGGGTGTCCGAGCCACGGAACTTGTCGACCTTCGACATCCGCTTGATGGGGAACTTCGCCTGGTACGCCCGCCGGAACACCGCGGCGACGTCGGTGACCGCGGAGCGGTGGACGACGATGTTGCCGCGGTGCCACTTGCCGTCGTAGCCGTAGAACGTCAGCTGCAGGCGCCGCAGGTTCGACGGCCCGACCGGGCAGCCGGACCGGTAGGTGTACCGGACGTCCGCGCGCTTGACCCGCAGCACCTTGAGGTTGAACGGCTGCTTCTTCTTGGTCTTCTTCGCGACCTCGACGAGCTCCGCGGCCGCGGGGACCGCCGGCGCGGCTCCCGGCACCGAGGCCGGGTCGAAGGTCGGCGCCTCGACCGTGGGCTCCGGCGTGGGTTCCGGGCTCGCCTCGGGGCTCGGCTCCGGGCTCGCGTCCGGCGTCGGTTCCGGGCTCGCCTCGGGCGACGGCTCCGGGGTCGTCGCGGGGGCGTCGGCCGTCGGGGCCGGGTCCGCTTCGTCGGCGTACGCCCCTCCGGCGGGTACGAGCAGCGTCATCGCAGACGCGACGACGAGCGTCGACAACCAGCGCCGAGACATGTGGACCCCCCAAGGTCACCGAACGGAACCTTCCACCCGGTTCGAGGGTATGAAGGCTTTTCGCGTCGGTCCGGCGTTCGCGGGACCTGGGGGTTTATGTCCGGGTTCGGGGTGTCGATCCGGCGGGTGGCCCGGAGTGGATCACTCCATGCCGAGCGAGAACGCCGCCTCGAGATCGTGCCGGGAGTAGGTGCGGAAGGCGATGTGCGTCTCGGTGGACAGCACGCCCGGGGTCTTGTTCAGCCGCCCGGGGATCACCTCGGCGAGGTCGTCGTGGCGCTGGACGCGCACCATCGCGACCAGGTCGTACTCGCCGGTGACGGAGTACACCTCGCTGACGCCGTCGAGCTGCGCGATGTGCTCGCCGACCTCGGGGATACGGGCCATGTCCGCCTTGATGAGCACGATCGCGGTGATCACTTCGAGCATCCTCCCGGGTCGGTCGCAGCGAGCCTAGTGGCGACGTTTCGCCCGGCGTCGCTCCGGTGCGTCGCGGCGCTCGCCGATGAACAGGACGGTCAGGACGAAGCCGACCGCGAACCCGACGACGTGCGCCACGTACGCGACCGAGCCCTCGCCGAGGCCGCCGCCCTGCGCGTAGACCGCCTGCAGGCCGAACCAGGTCCCGAGCACCAGCCAGGCGGGCATGGGCAGCGGGAGAAAGAAGAGGAACGGCACGAGCGCGACGACGCGGGCACGGGGATACAGCCACAGATAGGCCCCGAGGACGCCGGCGACGGCCCCGGACGCCCCGACCAGCGGCGTGGTCGAGTTCGGGTCGGTGAACGCGAAGGCGTACGTCGCGGTGTAGCCGCACAGCAGGTAGAAGGCCGCGAACCGCAGGCGACCGAACCGGTCCTCGACGTTGTTCCCGAAGATGAAGAGGAACAGCATGTTGCCGAGCAGGTGCAGCAGACCGCCGTGCAGAAACATCGAGCTCAGCGCCGACAACGGCGGGGACTTGTCGAAGTCCGGCGCGGGGCAGCGGACGACCCGGTCACCGGTGACGAGGTCGACGGGCTCCGGCGGGAGCTGGGTGTTCTCGGTCAGCTCCTTGGGGATCGCCGCCCACTGCTGGATGAACGCGTCGGTGCGGCACTCGTCCGCGACGTTCGCCGGCAGGCCCTGGTCCCCGAACGCGGGCCCGAAGAAGTAGACGGCGACGTTGATGATCAGGATCGCGTAGGTCACGACGGGGAACCGACGGGTCGGGTTCTTGTCGTGGATCGGGATCACCACACGGCGATCATTGCGCAGAGCCGCAACTACTCGCTGAGCAGGACCGCACTCCCGATCGTCACCGCGTCGCCGATCTGCGACGGAAGGTCGGGCCGGGGCGGGGCCGAATGGCCGTTCGCGACCGCCGTCACGCCCATCGCGGCACCGAGGAACAACGCAGCGGCCGCAAGTCGGCGCCGCCGGGTCCGCTGGGTCATGTCGGCAGTATCGGTGCGCGTCGGCCGGCGCATGACGGCGCAGAGGTCACGGTTCAGCGACGGCGCGTGACGTTGGTCCCACGCGGGCGGTCGTCCTCCGCGGTGGTCGCGCGGCGGCCGGCGTCCGCGGCCGCGAGCCAGGCCTGCCAGCGGCCGGCGCCGTGGAGCGGCGAACTCCACTCCCCGTCGAGGCGGATCAGGCGGGTCCCGGCCTGCTCCAGCCAGCGCAGGATGGTCTCGGTCTCCTCGGCCGTGGCGGCCGGGAGCGGCCCGGTGCCGGGCAGCACGGTCGCGGCGGTGGCGATCATGGCCTCCACCTCGGCGAGGACGGCCCGGGCGTGCGGCGCGACGCCCGCCGCGGCGAGTCGGCCGTACCGAACGACGGCGATCTCCCAGCCGCCCTCGCGCCCGGGGCGGGCCGCGACCAGTTCGGGGCAGCGTGTCAGCCCCCGGATCCGCTGCATGCGCGCGGCGGTGCGGGTGAAGGCGGCGAGGCGGTCCCGGTGCCGGGCGGCGTCCTCGTAGCGGCCGGCGGCGGACAGCGCGTCGATCCGCGCGCGGAGCCGCTCGACGATCTCCCGGGCGTCGCTCTCCATCGCGAGCCGGACGCCGAGAGCATGCGCCGCGTACTCGGCCGGGGACTCCCGGCCCTCGCAGGGAGCGTTGCACCGGTCCATCTCGGCGAGCGCGCAGGCGGGCACGGTGCGGCGCACCGAGAGGGGCTGGCGGCACTGCCGGATCCGGAACGCCTCGTGGGCGGCGGTCATCGCCGCCTCGGCGGCCGCGGCGCTGCCGAACGGACCGAGGTACCCGCCGGCGTCGGCGCGGACCTGCCGCACCACCGACAGCCGCGGGAAGGTCTCGTCGGTGAGCTTGAGCCAGACCATCCGCTCGGGGAAGCGCGAGCGGCGGTTGTAGCGCGGCTTGTGCTCGGCGATCAGGCGCAGTTCGCGGACCGACGCCTCGAGTTTGTGCGCGCACACGATCGGGACGACCCGCTCGGCGAGGCCGACCATCTCGGCCATCCGGGTGCGGAGCTCCGAGGCGGTGAAGTAGGTGCGGACGCGGTCGCGGATGTTGCCCGAGGTCCCGACGTAGAGCACCTCGCCGCGCGCGTCCTCGAACCGGTAGACCCCGGGCGCCGCGGGCAGGCCCTGGGCGAGGTAGCGCTTGCGCCGCTGCTCGGGCCGGACCTTCGCGGAGAAGCTGAGCAGCTCCTCCAGCGTGGTGACGCCCATCGCGCCGAGCCGCTCGAGGAGCCCGTGGAGGACGTCGACCGTGGCGCGGGCGTCGGCGAGCGCCCGGTGGTTCGGGGTCGTGGGGGAGCCGAACAGCCGGGCCAGGGAGGCGAGCTTGCAGTTCGGCGTCTCCTCGCGCGTCACCACGCCGCGGGCGAGCTTGACGGTGTCGACGACCGAGAACGTCGGCCAGGCCTGGCCGGTGGCGGCGCACGCCGCCTTGAGGAAACCGACGTCGAACGGGGCGTTGTGCGCGACGATCACCGAGCCGGACGCGAACTCCAGGAACGCCGGCAGCGCGGCGGAGATCCGCGGGGCGGAGCACACCATCGCGTCGGTGATGCCGGTCATCACCTGGATGAACGCCGGGATCGGGTTGCCGGGGTTCACCAGCGTCTGGAACTCGCCGATCCGGCGGCCGCCCTGGACCTTCACCGCCCCGATCTCGGTGATGCCGTCGGCGGGCGTCCCGCCCGTGGTCTCGAGGTCGACGACGACGAAGGTGACGTCCCGCAGGGGAGTGCCGAGCTCGTCGAACGTCCCCTGGGTCGGGACGGCGCGCTGGACCGGCGGGACCGGCGGGACCGGCCGCGGCAGCCCCGGCAGGGTGCCGAGCTCGGGTGCCAACGTCATGGTCCGGACGGTAGGGGCGTGCACCGACAGCGCCGCCGAGGCTCGCCGCCCGGGCTCCGACCCTGGGGCGTGTGTGACTGGTGTGGCGAACGGGACTGTCGGTGGGCGGGCCTAGCGTCGCCGGCGACAACCGATTTCCGCCTCGGAGGCTCGACATGATCATCGACTGCGACTCGTGCGTGATGCGCGACCTGGCGTGCGGCGACTGCGTGGTCTCGGTGCTGCTCGGTCCGCCCGGCGCGCTCGGCCCCGGGTTCGACTCGGAGGAGCGCGCCGCGCTCGACGTCCTCGCCGACTCCGGCCTCGTGCCGCCGCTGCGGCTGGTGCCCCGGCGCAGCGCCTGAACCCACATGGCGCAACGCCACGCCCGGGCGAAATGCGATCTAGTTCACATGTACGGCGTGTGACGGGCCGTGAGGACACCTGCACACGGAGCGGGCGCACCCGGGATGACCTGGGCAATTCCGACATCCCGCCTCTGCCAAGACAAGGTCAAGGGGCGGGGAAAACGACGCGGTGTCGGTCGACCGGCCTCGAGGGCCTCGTTATGTTTTCTTCATCTGGTGAGTGCTCCGACACCGCCCCGCCGGGGTGGGGGCGCCCACCACCGCCGAATCCGGAACCGGGTCGTCCCCCCACCAGGGACGGTGCGGAACCGGAACCGGGGACCCACCTCCACCTGGGGTGAGTCGGTGCAAACCCGCAGGTCGCGGGGCTGCGCCGTAGGGCAGCTTCTGGGCCCGAACCCGTCAGCTAACCCGGTAGGCGGTCCGAAGAAGGAGCCCGTCCGCGTGCCCCACCTCCGTTCCGCTCAACCCGTTCGTGGCCTCGTCGCCGTCTGCGCCGCCTTCGCTCTCGTCGCCAGCATGCAGGGCTCGGTGAGTGCCGCGCCCCGCCTGGACGTCAACGAGGCCCGCCGGCAGGTCGAGACGCTCTACCACAAGGCTGAGCAGGCCACGGAGCGTTACAACGAGGCTCGGATGGCCCTGCGCGACGCAGAGCGGAAGTTCGCCCGCGCGCAGAAGGAGGCCTCGGCCAAGCAGGCGACCGTCGCCGAGCTGCAGCGCACCGTCGGCGCCTTCGCCGCGAACGCCTACCGCAACGGCGGTATGGACCAGACCCTTCAGCTCGTCTTCTCGGACGACCCGGAGGCCTTCATCGCCCGGGCTGCGAGCCTGGACGCCCTGTCCTCCCGCGAGGCCGGTGCCCTCCGCAAGGTCGTCGAGGCGCGCCGCGAGCTCCAGGCCAACCAGACCGCCGCCGCCCAGCAGCTCGCGGTCGTCGAGGCCCAGCGCAAGGCCCTGGCCGCCGAGAAGGCCGAGGTCGAGAAGAACCTCCGCGCCGCCCGCGAGGTGCTCAACCGCCTCGAGGCCAAGGAGCGTGCCCGGTTCGACCGCGCCTCCCGCGACGGCAACGAGCGCGACCTGCTCAAGAACCTCCCGCTGCCGAACCCGCGCGCCGCGAAGGCGATCGAGTTCGCGCTGGCGCAGATCGGCGACCGGTACGTGTGGGGCGCCTCGGGTCCGGACGGCTGGGACTGCTCCGGCCTGACGATGGTGGCCTGGAGCAAGGCCGGCGTCTCGCTGCCGCACTCGTCGCGGATGCAGTACGCGACCGGGAACAAGATCCCGCGTTCGGAGCTCCAGCCCGGCGACCTCGTGTACTTCTACAGCCCGATCAGCCACGTCGGCATCTACCTCGGCAACGGCCGCATGGTCCACGCGCCGAACCCGGGTCGCCGGGTCGAGATCTCCCCGATCTCGCAGATGCCGTACGCAGGGGCGACGCGCCCGTAGTTCGGCACGTCTCGATTCCCTCTCGACGCCTGACCTGCGCGGGGCCGTCCCCGTACGATGCCCGCAATGTCGTCGACCCCGCCGTCCCCGTGGCCGCCGCCGCCTGAGCAGCTCCGGCCGCTGCGGCGCCGCGGGAGTCTCGCGGCGGGGGTCGTGGTCTCGGTCGTCGCCGCCGCCGTCGCGATCGGGTTGGCGGTCACCGATCGAGGCCCCTTCGCCGACGCGTTCGGCGACGAACGCCACGCTTCGCCGGTCGTCGAGCAGGGCGGGGTCGCCCGCGCCGGGGACGGCTCGGAGGACACGGTCGCCGAGCTCCTGCAGCGCCGGGCCAAGGCCCTGATCGCCAAGAACCGGTCGGACTTCCTCGCGACCGTCGACCCGCAGGACGCCGAGCTGCGCCGCGCCCAGGCGACCTGGTTCGACAACCTGGCCGAGGTGCCGGTCACGAGCTGGCGCTACCAGCTCGCACCCCGGGAGGACGCCCGCCTGCCGGCCGCGGCTGCGGCGAAGGCCGCGACCGCCGGCCCGGACAGCTTCGGCCGGTTCGTCGGGATCGCCCTGCGCATCGACGGCTACGACAACGCCGACGCCGTCCACGACGAGGTCATGACCTTCACGCCGCGGGAGGGCCGCTGGTACGTCAGTGGCCGCTGGGTGGCCCCGGGCCGCGGCAACCAGCAGCTCTGGGACGTCGGGCGTGTCAACGCGTTCCGCAGCGACCACGCGCTCGTCCTCGGGCTGCCCGACGACGACGTCCTCGCGCCGATCGCGGAGGAGGTCGACGCCGCCGTCCCGCGCGTCGACGAGGTGTGGGGCAAGCGCTGGCCGCGCAAGGTGTTGGTGCTCGTCACCCGCACCGAGCAGGAGATGGCCGACCTGCTCGGGGGCAAGGCGTCCAACTACACCCAGCTGGCCGCGATCACCCGCGGCGAGCTCGGGGTCGCGGAGGAGACCGCGGCCGCGGAGCGCGTCGTCATCAACCCGCGGGCGTACGCGGACCTGTCGGAGGTCGGCAAGCGGGTCATCATGATCCACGAGATCACCCACGTCGCCGTCCGCTCCGCGACGCAGGAGTGGACCCCGATGTGGCTGGCGGAGGGCTTCGCCGACTACATCGGTTACCGCACCAGCGGCCTGTCCGTGCAGTTCATCGCGCAGGAACTCGTCGACGACCTGCGCAACGGCCTGAAGCCGAAGGCGCTGCCGACGGACGCCGACTTCGACACCACGAACCCGAAGTTGCCCCAGGCGTACGAGATGGCCTGGCTGGCCTGCCGGATGATCGCCGAGCAGCACGGGCAGGACAGCCTGCTTGAGCTCGTCCGCACCGCGGGCGCTCCGGGGGGCAGCGCCGCCTCGGTGGAGGAGGCGTTCTCCAGCGTGCTCGGCACGACGCTCGCCCAGTTCACCGCGGACTGGCGCGAGTACCTGGAAGAGACGCTGACCTGACGGTGAGTCAGAAGTCAGACCCGCGCCGCCCGGCGCTGATCGCGTTCGCCGTCCTGTTCGTCGTGCTGATCGCGGTGATCGTCACCACGACGCCGTGGGAGACGCTCCCGGAACCGCCCGGGGGCCGGGTGCCGGTGGACGCGACGCGCGACTACGCCCCGGCGGACATCGCGCTCGAGGACCGGTACCACCGCTGGCTCTGGCCGGCCGTGCTCGCCGGGTCGTTCGTGACGCTGCTCGTCACGGCCCTGCTCGGCTTCACCCCGATCGGGGCGCGGATCGTGCGCGCCGTCGCGCGGCCGCTCGGTGGTGGCACGGTCGCGAAGCTCGTCCTCGGGAGCCTCGCGGCCGTCGCGATCCCGTTCCTCGCCGCGCTGCCGCTGTCGATCTGGCGCGAGAACATCCAGCGCGACTACGGGCTGATCGTGCGCGGGTGGGGCGACTACGCGCTCGACCTGACCAAGTCGTACGGCCTGCTCGCGGCGATGACGCTGATCGGCCTGAGCGTGCTCTACGTGCTGATGCGCCGTTTCCCGCGACGCTGGTGGGCCCCCGGGGCCGTCGGCGGTGCGGTCCTGGTCGTCGCGTCCTCGTTCGTCTACCCCTTGGTCGTCGAGCCGGCCTTCCACGACTTCTCGTCGCTCCCGGAGGGCGAGCTACGGTCCTCGCTGCTCGCGATGGCGGCGCAGGACGGGGTCGAGGTCGACGACGTCCTCGTCGCCGACGAGTCGAAGCGCTCGACGCGACTCAACGCCTACGTCTCCGGCATCGGCTCCAGTCGGC includes these proteins:
- a CDS encoding M15 family metallopeptidase, which gives rise to MSRRWLSTLVVASAMTLLVPAGGAYADEADPAPTADAPATTPEPSPEASPEPTPDASPEPSPEASPEPTPEPTVEAPTFDPASVPGAAPAVPAAAELVEVAKKTKKKQPFNLKVLRVKRADVRYTYRSGCPVGPSNLRRLQLTFYGYDGKWHRGNIVVHRSAVTDVAAVFRRAYQAKFPIKRMSKVDKFRGSDTRSMAANNTSAFNCRHVVGNPSRLSQHSYGNAVDVNTRQNPYVTGSRVYPSGAATYLNRSNVRKGMLTRSGPIPREFARRGWLWGARWAHPDYQHFSSNGR
- a CDS encoding Lrp/AsnC ligand binding domain-containing protein codes for the protein MITAIVLIKADMARIPEVGEHIAQLDGVSEVYSVTGEYDLVAMVRVQRHDDLAEVIPGRLNKTPGVLSTETHIAFRTYSRHDLEAAFSLGME
- a CDS encoding rhomboid family intramembrane serine protease, coding for MVIPIHDKNPTRRFPVVTYAILIINVAVYFFGPAFGDQGLPANVADECRTDAFIQQWAAIPKELTENTQLPPEPVDLVTGDRVVRCPAPDFDKSPPLSALSSMFLHGGLLHLLGNMLFLFIFGNNVEDRFGRLRFAAFYLLCGYTATYAFAFTDPNSTTPLVGASGAVAGVLGAYLWLYPRARVVALVPFLFFLPLPMPAWLVLGTWFGLQAVYAQGGGLGEGSVAYVAHVVGFAVGFVLTVLFIGERRDAPERRRAKRRH
- a CDS encoding DEDD exonuclease domain-containing protein gives rise to the protein MTLAPELGTLPGLPRPVPPVPPVQRAVPTQGTFDELGTPLRDVTFVVVDLETTGGTPADGITEIGAVKVQGGRRIGEFQTLVNPGNPIPAFIQVMTGITDAMVCSAPRISAALPAFLEFASGSVIVAHNAPFDVGFLKAACAATGQAWPTFSVVDTVKLARGVVTREETPNCKLASLARLFGSPTTPNHRALADARATVDVLHGLLERLGAMGVTTLEELLSFSAKVRPEQRRKRYLAQGLPAAPGVYRFEDARGEVLYVGTSGNIRDRVRTYFTASELRTRMAEMVGLAERVVPIVCAHKLEASVRELRLIAEHKPRYNRRSRFPERMVWLKLTDETFPRLSVVRQVRADAGGYLGPFGSAAAAEAAMTAAHEAFRIRQCRQPLSVRRTVPACALAEMDRCNAPCEGRESPAEYAAHALGVRLAMESDAREIVERLRARIDALSAAGRYEDAARHRDRLAAFTRTAARMQRIRGLTRCPELVAARPGREGGWEIAVVRYGRLAAAGVAPHARAVLAEVEAMIATAATVLPGTGPLPAATAEETETILRWLEQAGTRLIRLDGEWSSPLHGAGRWQAWLAAADAGRRATTAEDDRPRGTNVTRRR
- a CDS encoding C40 family peptidase; the protein is MPHLRSAQPVRGLVAVCAAFALVASMQGSVSAAPRLDVNEARRQVETLYHKAEQATERYNEARMALRDAERKFARAQKEASAKQATVAELQRTVGAFAANAYRNGGMDQTLQLVFSDDPEAFIARAASLDALSSREAGALRKVVEARRELQANQTAAAQQLAVVEAQRKALAAEKAEVEKNLRAAREVLNRLEAKERARFDRASRDGNERDLLKNLPLPNPRAAKAIEFALAQIGDRYVWGASGPDGWDCSGLTMVAWSKAGVSLPHSSRMQYATGNKIPRSELQPGDLVYFYSPISHVGIYLGNGRMVHAPNPGRRVEISPISQMPYAGATRP
- a CDS encoding M48 family metallopeptidase, producing the protein MSQKSDPRRPALIAFAVLFVVLIAVIVTTTPWETLPEPPGGRVPVDATRDYAPADIALEDRYHRWLWPAVLAGSFVTLLVTALLGFTPIGARIVRAVARPLGGGTVAKLVLGSLAAVAIPFLAALPLSIWRENIQRDYGLIVRGWGDYALDLTKSYGLLAAMTLIGLSVLYVLMRRFPRRWWAPGAVGGAVLVVASSFVYPLVVEPAFHDFSSLPEGELRSSLLAMAAQDGVEVDDVLVADESKRSTRLNAYVSGIGSSRRVVLYDTTVDKLPPAEIRQIVAHEFGHVKDNDVLDGTLVGALGAATGVCVLYLAITSPRLRRRAGVDDPADPASLALVLAVVAVVVAVSTPVGLAVSRKVEARADVHALDLTRDPATLIAMQRRLSAANLGDVDPPWIVTFLRSTHPVGPTRIANARTWARLHGVPEPPDQADVPIPRR